In Pseudobythopirellula maris, a single window of DNA contains:
- a CDS encoding flagellin N-terminal helical domain-containing protein, with amino-acid sequence MAIYPISTSRVSDLMVRSRLTQQSQSDQLALFRVQNQISTGRRIFLPSEDTNSALRALSLQRTIERKDQIQTNVSGANLSLTTAEGTLQTVANAISDVKSAALGAVGTVFTEANREETLNAIDESISALLRVGNTTFNGSYLFAGGKTTVTPYERVGDTIQYNGNEERVQTYADIGFLFETSIPGDELFGGLSDAVRGRADLNPQVTTGTKLSQLNGGQGISPNGAIEITFSPADITEPTTSAVIDLSAARSIGDIATIIERDAPAGAEIVVQAAGDGLGITVSNGTVLVKEVAGGSTAEELGIATDGASVASIDGEDLDPSLLKTDELSNLVGTKAQGRLELIGSDNDLIVRATENGAAFNNLTIVIQGGGTAGSETVAYDDVANELTLTIEDGETTSAQIAEAINNHGVFEASPDPRDLSEGSPLGLGFVSVGGGPYTNVTDASGAGVTPDLDSGLLLTNGEEEYVINTSGAETVEDVLNLLNRPEYGFLAEINEAGTGIDVRSRRSGANFSVGENGGTTAADLGIRSLNADTELDSLNRGVGLRHWLSQYEANASGSEVFPATGEDFPSLTASDLNAVPAGWTTAADVSLPITPTAGDDLRLTAGDGTTFDVDFTGVANLQEALDAVNNHADNDLGGGAPAITARVDSTGLRLELVDNSGGADDLSVERLNTSLVGQQLGFYAAGDDSASASGALGTSFDLVEEGGLIFEGDPLLTLTAAADVALTLTPEVGDDLQILAGDGVTTFDVDFTGVTTLQGALDAINNHAGNDLGAGDPAVTARIDSTGRRIELIDNSGGLNDLTVTQLNASAVGEELGFYETPDTSAAASGSLGTSVDLVAAGSAVLTSSPDIEVTTADGTTFQVDLTGVTTAQEFLDAVNNAPGNDAGAGALYVTAQLDPTGQSLAVFDNTAGVGNLTLTSLDNSRAAEAFGFIAEGDTSVDDAGSGSLVSSTDLETTELVTLSDSPDLAITTADGTVTQVNLAGAETVDDIVAAFNDQAGGLFTARVSETTNSIELVDNTTGPGALAVAQVGTSLAGETLGFLDAGETSVADISGQGVLASSHGFDLEVVAGDGTTFQVDLSRANTMQDVLDAFNSQAGGAVTARLAAVGNGVELVDNTGGPGDLTINQVGSSFAGEDLGFFADGETTASSSTGSLTSEDPNPQEVDSVFTTLIRLREAILAGDEEAIGTEINRLDEDADRLNFGRAEVGSRLRTLETIDYRLADEEVELRAALSQEIDVDFTEAVSDFTARQFALQASLQMTGQILQQTLLNYI; translated from the coding sequence ATGGCTATTTACCCTATCTCGACGAGCCGTGTGAGCGACCTGATGGTGCGCTCGCGACTCACGCAGCAGTCGCAATCGGACCAGCTTGCGCTGTTCCGGGTGCAGAACCAGATCAGCACGGGCCGCCGGATCTTCCTGCCGAGCGAAGACACCAATTCCGCGCTGCGCGCGCTCTCGTTGCAACGCACGATCGAGCGCAAGGACCAGATACAGACCAACGTCTCGGGGGCGAATCTCTCGCTCACCACGGCCGAGGGGACGCTGCAGACCGTGGCCAACGCGATCTCCGACGTCAAGTCGGCCGCGCTCGGCGCCGTCGGCACGGTGTTCACCGAAGCGAACCGCGAAGAGACGCTCAACGCGATCGACGAGTCGATCTCCGCCCTGCTGCGGGTGGGCAACACCACGTTCAACGGCTCGTACTTGTTCGCCGGCGGCAAGACGACCGTGACCCCCTACGAGCGGGTGGGCGACACGATCCAGTACAACGGCAACGAGGAGCGGGTTCAGACTTACGCCGACATCGGCTTCCTGTTCGAGACCAGCATCCCCGGTGACGAGCTGTTCGGCGGGCTCAGCGACGCGGTCCGGGGCCGCGCCGACCTCAACCCCCAGGTCACAACCGGCACGAAGCTCAGCCAGCTCAACGGCGGCCAAGGGATCAGCCCCAACGGGGCGATCGAGATCACGTTCAGCCCCGCCGACATCACCGAGCCGACGACCTCCGCGGTCATTGACCTGAGCGCCGCCCGATCGATCGGCGACATCGCGACGATCATCGAACGCGACGCCCCGGCCGGGGCCGAGATCGTCGTGCAGGCGGCCGGCGACGGCCTGGGCATCACCGTTTCCAACGGCACGGTTCTCGTGAAAGAGGTGGCCGGCGGCAGCACGGCCGAGGAGCTCGGCATCGCTACGGACGGGGCGTCGGTCGCGTCGATCGACGGCGAAGACCTCGACCCCAGCTTGCTGAAGACAGACGAACTCAGCAACCTGGTGGGCACAAAGGCCCAGGGGCGGCTCGAGCTGATCGGCTCGGACAACGACCTGATCGTGCGGGCCACGGAGAACGGCGCCGCCTTCAATAATCTCACCATCGTCATCCAAGGGGGCGGCACGGCGGGCAGCGAGACCGTGGCGTACGACGACGTCGCCAACGAGTTGACGCTCACCATCGAAGACGGCGAGACCACCTCCGCTCAGATCGCCGAGGCGATCAACAACCACGGCGTGTTCGAGGCCTCGCCCGACCCGCGTGACCTGAGCGAGGGCTCGCCGCTGGGGCTCGGATTCGTCTCGGTTGGCGGGGGCCCCTACACCAATGTGACCGACGCGAGCGGCGCCGGCGTGACCCCCGACCTCGACTCGGGGCTGCTGCTCACCAACGGCGAAGAAGAATACGTCATCAACACCAGCGGCGCCGAGACGGTCGAGGACGTGCTCAACCTGCTCAACCGGCCGGAGTACGGCTTCCTGGCGGAGATCAACGAGGCGGGCACGGGAATCGATGTCCGCTCCAGGCGCAGCGGCGCCAACTTCTCGGTCGGCGAGAACGGCGGCACCACGGCCGCCGACCTCGGCATCCGCTCGCTGAACGCCGACACCGAACTCGACAGCCTGAATCGTGGCGTCGGCCTGCGGCATTGGCTTTCGCAGTACGAGGCGAACGCGTCGGGCAGCGAGGTGTTCCCCGCGACCGGCGAGGACTTCCCGTCGCTCACCGCGAGCGACCTGAACGCCGTCCCCGCCGGCTGGACGACGGCCGCCGACGTGTCGCTTCCGATCACGCCTACGGCGGGCGACGACCTACGCCTCACAGCGGGCGACGGCACGACGTTCGACGTCGATTTTACCGGCGTTGCGAATCTCCAAGAGGCGCTCGACGCGGTCAACAACCATGCGGACAACGACCTGGGAGGCGGCGCCCCGGCCATCACCGCTCGGGTCGACTCGACCGGACTGCGGCTCGAGCTGGTCGACAACTCCGGCGGCGCGGACGACCTTTCGGTCGAGCGGCTCAACACGAGCCTCGTGGGCCAGCAGCTCGGGTTCTACGCCGCCGGCGACGACTCGGCCTCGGCCAGCGGCGCGCTCGGCACGTCCTTCGACCTGGTGGAGGAGGGGGGCCTTATCTTCGAAGGCGACCCGTTGCTCACGCTCACCGCGGCGGCCGACGTCGCCCTGACGCTCACGCCCGAGGTGGGCGACGACCTGCAGATCCTCGCGGGCGACGGCGTCACGACGTTCGACGTCGACTTTACCGGCGTCACGACGCTCCAGGGGGCGCTCGACGCGATCAACAACCACGCGGGCAACGACCTGGGGGCCGGCGACCCGGCCGTCACGGCGCGGATCGATTCGACCGGTCGCCGGATCGAGCTGATCGACAACTCGGGCGGTCTGAACGACCTGACGGTCACGCAGCTCAACGCCAGCGCCGTGGGCGAGGAGCTCGGCTTCTACGAGACGCCGGACACCAGCGCCGCGGCCAGCGGCTCGCTCGGCACGTCGGTCGACCTGGTCGCCGCCGGCAGCGCGGTGCTCACCAGCAGCCCCGACATCGAAGTCACTACCGCCGACGGCACGACCTTCCAGGTCGATCTGACCGGGGTGACCACCGCCCAAGAGTTCCTCGACGCGGTCAACAACGCCCCGGGCAACGACGCCGGCGCCGGGGCCTTGTACGTCACGGCGCAGCTCGACCCCACGGGGCAGAGCCTGGCGGTGTTCGACAACACCGCCGGCGTGGGCAACCTGACGCTCACCAGCCTCGACAACAGCCGCGCCGCCGAGGCCTTCGGCTTTATCGCCGAGGGCGACACCAGCGTCGACGACGCCGGGTCGGGGTCTTTGGTCTCGTCGACCGACTTGGAGACCACGGAGCTCGTCACGCTGAGCGACTCGCCCGACCTGGCGATCACCACCGCCGACGGCACGGTGACCCAGGTCAACCTTGCCGGCGCAGAGACGGTCGACGACATCGTCGCGGCGTTCAACGACCAAGCGGGCGGGCTCTTCACGGCCCGGGTCTCGGAGACCACCAACAGCATCGAACTGGTCGACAACACCACGGGCCCCGGCGCCCTGGCCGTTGCCCAAGTCGGCACGAGCCTGGCCGGCGAGACGCTCGGCTTTTTAGACGCGGGCGAGACTTCGGTCGCCGACATCTCGGGGCAGGGCGTCTTGGCCTCGTCGCACGGCTTTGACCTCGAGGTGGTGGCCGGCGACGGCACGACGTTCCAGGTCGACCTGAGCCGGGCGAACACCATGCAGGACGTGCTCGACGCGTTCAACTCGCAGGCGGGCGGGGCGGTCACCGCCCGGCTGGCCGCCGTTGGCAACGGCGTGGAGCTGGTCGACAACACCGGCGGCCCCGGCGACCTGACAATCAACCAGGTCGGCAGCAGCTTCGCCGGCGAGGACCTCGGTTTCTTCGCCGACGGCGAGACCACGGCCAGCAGCTCGACCGGCTCGCTCACGTCGGAGGACCCCAACCCGCAAGAGGTCGATAGCGTGTTCACCACGCTGATCCGGTTGCGTGAGGCGATCCTGGCGGGCGACGAAGAGGCGATCGGGACCGAGATCAACCGCCTGGACGAAGACGCCGACCGCCTGAACTTCGGCCGCGCCGAGGTCGGCTCGCGGCTGCGGACGCTCGAAACGATCGACTACCGACTGGCCGACGAGGAGGTCGAGCTCCGCGCGGCGTTGTCGCAAGAGATCGACGTCGACTTCACGGAAGCGGTGTCCGACTTCACGGCGCGCCAGTTCGCCCTTCAGGCGTCGTTGCAGATGACCGGCCAGATCCTGCAGCAAACGCTGCTGAACTATATCTAA
- the flgK gene encoding flagellar hook-associated protein FlgK, with protein sequence MSLFSSIQLANNTLQAMQIGLHVVGNNIANANTPGYIREEVVYAPAPVQEKGRLVLGLGVQVEGIVQKVDEFLTERLRGATSDRVNADLQNEAYKAVESLVGELTDSDLSTALTDFFGSVINTTNPVNGEALSTRNLTVLEGETLAYEFRRLDEQLQSLRTEYDKKIQNAASEINSLAEEIRDLNVKIVQTEGGGAKGSQAGALRTQRSNALDRLTSLIDAEVVEQPSGGLSISVGGEFLVFEGQRRDVTLKEGVEINGLQAATIAFEDTGKVLELNGGEVLGLTVARDEIVGGFREDLDQISRALIFEFNKIHSLGQGLDGFEDLTGSYRVTDADAALDEAGLGFDPEHGSFNLVVRNTNTGDENINTVSINLLDGPSPKTTLNSLAAQIDAFEGVSATVVDNRLRITGDQSVEFHFAKDPSNEEDNSTLAALGINTFFTGDSALDMGVNQGLVGIENAGKFAASNGGVGANVENALRLAGFLDEELDSLDGATLAEGYDQMINELAQGSSVAGSVAEGLGVFEATLASEFQSKSGVSIDEEAITMITLQRIYQASARYIQTIAEMLDTLVNL encoded by the coding sequence ATGAGCCTCTTCAGTTCGATCCAACTCGCCAACAACACACTGCAGGCGATGCAGATCGGCCTGCACGTTGTTGGCAACAACATCGCCAACGCGAACACGCCCGGCTACATCCGCGAGGAGGTGGTTTACGCCCCCGCGCCGGTGCAGGAGAAGGGCCGGCTCGTGCTCGGCCTGGGCGTGCAGGTCGAGGGGATCGTCCAGAAGGTTGACGAGTTCCTGACCGAGAGGCTGCGCGGCGCCACCAGCGACCGGGTGAACGCCGACCTGCAGAACGAGGCTTACAAGGCGGTCGAGTCGCTCGTCGGAGAGCTGACAGACAGCGACCTGTCGACCGCGCTGACCGACTTCTTTGGCAGCGTGATCAACACGACCAACCCGGTCAACGGCGAGGCGCTCTCCACCCGCAACCTCACGGTGCTCGAGGGCGAGACGCTGGCCTACGAGTTCCGCCGGCTCGACGAGCAACTCCAGTCGCTGCGCACCGAGTACGACAAGAAGATCCAGAACGCGGCGAGCGAGATCAACTCGCTGGCCGAGGAGATCCGCGACCTCAACGTCAAGATCGTGCAGACCGAGGGGGGCGGCGCCAAAGGGAGCCAAGCCGGCGCGCTCCGCACCCAGCGCAGCAACGCCCTCGATCGCCTGACTTCGCTCATCGACGCCGAGGTGGTCGAGCAGCCCTCGGGCGGCCTGAGCATCTCGGTGGGCGGCGAGTTCTTGGTTTTCGAAGGGCAACGCCGTGACGTGACCCTCAAGGAGGGGGTCGAGATCAACGGCCTCCAGGCCGCCACGATCGCGTTCGAAGACACCGGCAAGGTGCTCGAACTGAACGGCGGCGAGGTGCTCGGCCTCACCGTGGCGCGCGACGAGATCGTCGGCGGCTTCCGCGAAGACCTCGACCAGATCTCGCGCGCGTTGATCTTCGAGTTCAACAAGATCCACTCGCTGGGTCAGGGCCTCGACGGGTTTGAGGACCTCACCGGCTCGTACCGGGTGACCGACGCCGACGCCGCCCTCGACGAGGCCGGCCTCGGCTTCGACCCCGAGCACGGCTCGTTCAACTTGGTGGTGCGCAACACCAACACGGGCGACGAGAACATCAACACGGTCTCGATCAACCTGCTCGACGGGCCCTCGCCGAAGACAACGCTCAATTCGCTCGCGGCCCAGATCGACGCGTTCGAGGGGGTCTCGGCCACGGTGGTCGACAACCGCCTGCGGATCACGGGCGATCAGTCCGTGGAGTTCCACTTCGCCAAGGACCCGAGCAACGAGGAAGACAACAGCACGCTGGCCGCGCTGGGGATCAACACGTTCTTCACCGGCGATTCGGCGCTCGACATGGGCGTGAACCAGGGCTTGGTGGGGATCGAGAACGCCGGCAAGTTCGCCGCCAGCAACGGCGGCGTGGGGGCCAACGTCGAGAACGCGCTGCGACTGGCCGGATTCCTCGACGAGGAACTCGACTCGCTCGACGGCGCCACGCTGGCCGAGGGCTACGACCAAATGATCAACGAGCTGGCCCAAGGCTCGAGCGTTGCGGGCAGCGTGGCCGAGGGCCTCGGCGTGTTCGAGGCGACGCTCGCCTCGGAGTTCCAGTCGAAGAGCGGCGTGAGCATCGACGAAGAGGCGATCACCATGATCACCCTGCAACGCATTTACCAGGCTTCCGCCCGCTACATCCAAACGATCGCCGAGATGCTCGACACGCTCGTGAACCTGTGA
- the flgN gene encoding flagellar export chaperone FlgN, whose product MLPDALLCEHEMKLNDTAVPVAADELPSPAEWERRIGDLLERLSTVQKDLLSLLAEKGKLLANRDTDGLKALQSRETRLSERLATLHAERERLLVEAEKRGKPARDLQALSATLPAAERRRLRPRIREARGTSRLLHHHSLASWVLVQRQLLHVSQMIEIVATGGKKSPTYLKSGLPETSGALVDRAV is encoded by the coding sequence TTGTTGCCCGACGCCCTGCTCTGTGAGCACGAGATGAAACTGAACGACACCGCTGTGCCCGTCGCCGCCGACGAACTGCCTTCGCCCGCCGAGTGGGAACGCCGCATCGGCGACTTGCTCGAACGGCTCTCGACGGTCCAGAAGGACCTGCTGTCGCTGCTGGCTGAGAAGGGCAAGCTGCTCGCCAACCGCGACACCGACGGGCTGAAAGCGTTGCAGTCACGCGAGACCCGTCTCTCCGAGCGGCTCGCCACGCTGCACGCCGAGCGTGAACGGCTGCTCGTCGAGGCCGAGAAGCGGGGCAAGCCGGCGCGTGACCTGCAAGCGCTGTCGGCCACGCTGCCGGCCGCCGAGCGGCGTCGGCTGCGTCCGCGGATCCGCGAGGCCCGTGGCACGTCGCGGCTGCTTCACCACCACAGCCTGGCGAGCTGGGTGCTGGTGCAGCGCCAGCTGTTACACGTGTCACAAATGATCGAGATTGTCGCCACCGGCGGAAAAAAATCGCCGACTTATCTAAAGAGCGGGCTGCCCGAGACGAGCGGCGCGCTCGTCGACCGCGCGGTGTAG
- a CDS encoding rod-binding protein: MDAISALKTSSTARLTGAGQQLAGLRSGGGAASDPVAKSRELQATFGEFVGETFFAHMLKASRQTVGEPAYFHGGRAEEAFQGQLDQQLAQVMTAREGAGFAQQMFEQQFPEHAELLKQVDAAQANTAPSDDPLEGLSQLRRR; the protein is encoded by the coding sequence ATGGACGCCATCTCCGCACTGAAGACCTCCAGCACCGCCCGCCTGACCGGCGCCGGCCAGCAGCTCGCCGGCCTCCGCAGCGGGGGCGGAGCCGCGAGCGATCCGGTCGCCAAGTCGCGCGAGCTGCAAGCGACCTTCGGCGAGTTCGTCGGCGAGACGTTCTTCGCTCACATGCTGAAGGCCTCGCGCCAAACGGTCGGCGAGCCCGCCTACTTCCACGGCGGCCGTGCCGAGGAGGCTTTCCAGGGGCAGCTCGACCAGCAGTTGGCCCAGGTGATGACCGCCCGTGAGGGCGCCGGCTTCGCCCAGCAGATGTTCGAGCAGCAGTTCCCGGAGCACGCCGAGCTGCTCAAGCAAGTCGACGCCGCCCAAGCCAACACCGCCCCAAGCGACGACCCTCTCGAGGGGCTCAGCCAACTGCGTCGTCGCTGA
- a CDS encoding flagellar basal body P-ring protein FlgI, translated as MKQSSLNPLRFALLALAGLIAWAHAPAAMAQSYTKLRNICRIKGQEENLLHGFGLVVGLNGTGATKDLATMQALSKLMIEMGIPVSDTGRFDERAEEALKNVKNVALVRVTATVPSTGARTGDQLDCYVSAINGKSLEGGRLEFTYLVGPNKSDNRIYAVCNGQLQVDDPSQPMVAVVHNGCRMEQDVYTKYMTDDHWITFVLNHNHADFLVASEVAEAIGNKYSDNYLDASIDFEANRQEYVHAVDAANVRVRVPEGSYNDEVAFISDLLETRIINAEPEARVVINSRTGSIVISGDVEIGDVLFSHRNLMVETGAAAGFLPIDVSQSNKPKLDKLVQALANLKVPAEDVVQIIKAIDDMGKLHAKLIIK; from the coding sequence ATGAAACAGAGTTCTCTTAATCCGCTGCGTTTCGCTCTGCTCGCCTTGGCGGGGCTGATCGCCTGGGCCCACGCCCCGGCCGCCATGGCCCAGAGCTACACCAAGCTGCGGAACATCTGTCGCATCAAGGGGCAGGAAGAGAACCTGCTGCACGGCTTCGGCTTGGTCGTGGGGCTCAACGGCACGGGCGCCACGAAGGACCTGGCCACGATGCAAGCGCTCAGCAAGCTGATGATCGAGATGGGCATACCCGTCTCCGACACGGGCCGCTTCGACGAGCGGGCCGAGGAAGCGCTCAAGAACGTCAAGAACGTCGCCCTGGTCCGCGTCACCGCCACGGTCCCCTCGACCGGCGCCCGCACGGGCGACCAGCTCGACTGCTACGTGTCGGCCATCAACGGCAAGAGCCTCGAAGGGGGCCGGCTCGAGTTCACGTACCTCGTGGGCCCCAACAAGAGCGACAACCGCATCTACGCCGTTTGCAACGGCCAGCTGCAGGTCGACGACCCGTCCCAGCCGATGGTGGCCGTCGTTCACAACGGATGCCGGATGGAGCAAGACGTCTACACGAAGTACATGACGGACGACCACTGGATCACGTTCGTGCTGAACCACAACCACGCCGACTTCCTGGTGGCCAGCGAAGTCGCCGAAGCGATCGGCAACAAGTACTCCGACAACTACCTCGACGCGAGCATCGACTTCGAAGCCAACCGCCAGGAGTACGTGCACGCGGTCGACGCCGCCAATGTCCGCGTCAGGGTGCCCGAGGGCTCCTACAACGACGAGGTGGCGTTCATCTCCGACCTGCTCGAGACACGCATCATCAACGCCGAGCCCGAGGCCCGCGTGGTGATCAACTCACGCACCGGCAGCATCGTCATCAGCGGCGACGTGGAGATCGGCGACGTCTTGTTCTCGCACCGCAACCTGATGGTCGAGACCGGCGCTGCGGCGGGGTTCTTGCCGATCGACGTGTCGCAGTCGAACAAGCCGAAGCTCGACAAGCTGGTGCAGGCGCTGGCGAACCTGAAGGTGCCGGCCGAGGACGTGGTGCAGATCATCAAGGCGATCGACGACATGGGCAAGCTGCACGCCAAGCTGATCATCAAGTAG
- a CDS encoding flagellar basal body L-ring protein FlgH yields the protein MIRNLLIGALLAPLLMTAADTSAQDSSLLLAPPPNSGYRDPMTGRPLDRSADPLALENCSYLYSTLPPEQTNRSLQKHDIITVLVDYRATMQSEGESETRKTGNFSSVLSDWIGFDGKSIFAAPQLRGDPSISGSVNSQLTAESEIEQRESLTFPIAAEVVDIRPNGNLVIEGHRTVRVNEEVWKTSVTGEVSRTAIGPDRVVRSDSLLHMAVDKQEMGAVRDGYARGWLSRWYGTYKAY from the coding sequence ATGATCCGTAACTTACTGATTGGCGCCTTGCTCGCCCCGCTGCTGATGACGGCCGCCGACACGAGCGCCCAAGACTCCAGCCTGTTGCTCGCGCCGCCGCCCAACAGCGGCTACCGCGACCCGATGACCGGCCGGCCGCTCGACCGTTCGGCCGACCCGCTCGCGCTGGAGAACTGCTCGTACTTGTACTCGACGCTGCCGCCCGAGCAGACCAACCGCTCGCTGCAAAAGCACGACATCATCACGGTGCTGGTCGACTACCGGGCGACCATGCAGAGCGAAGGGGAGTCCGAGACGCGCAAGACGGGCAACTTCAGCTCGGTGCTGTCCGACTGGATCGGCTTCGACGGCAAGAGCATCTTCGCGGCCCCGCAGCTGCGCGGCGACCCGAGCATCTCGGGCAGCGTGAACAGCCAGCTCACCGCCGAGTCGGAGATCGAGCAACGCGAGTCGCTCACGTTTCCCATCGCCGCCGAGGTGGTCGACATCCGCCCGAACGGCAACCTCGTGATCGAGGGGCACCGCACGGTGCGGGTGAACGAGGAGGTTTGGAAGACCTCGGTCACGGGCGAGGTGAGCCGCACGGCGATCGGCCCCGACCGCGTGGTCCGCAGCGATTCGCTGCTGCACATGGCGGTCGACAAGCAAGAGATGGGCGCCGTTCGCGACGGCTACGCCCGCGGCTGGCTGTCGCGTTGGTACGGGACTTACAAGGCTTACTGA
- the flgA gene encoding flagellar basal body P-ring formation chaperone FlgA has translation MLRFVFLALIAFASGFASAADVLLRESAAPGGTIVRLSDVAQVTNAANDAERAALEALPLMPTPAPGVVQHVRAQAVRELLRAQGFDLAELRFGGAIRVEVAGPGAAPITRDAVAHESAPRSTTPQPAALPTAAAAAPRTAPPSITSFRAAAPAATPRRRPATLTYSERRRVEADLVRATEESLRGATGDELYGVDAVELTDSEAMRLAEATGLASVSLVEPIEPGEQGPKRFGLSAPSAAGPIEFVFTARLVRHTPAVVAVRPIARGELVTASHVRLTALSPEEGARTRGVPHSDVDTVIGREAVQNISESSALTTTNCLPVKMVMRGEVVTVLTTGGGIRVQRLAKAKQDGRHGDVIAVETLDSKDQIEARVVGQRRLAVLGSGAAIGGIAR, from the coding sequence ATGCTCCGGTTCGTCTTCCTCGCCCTGATCGCCTTCGCCAGCGGGTTCGCTTCGGCGGCCGACGTGCTGCTGCGAGAATCGGCCGCGCCGGGAGGCACGATCGTTCGGTTGAGCGATGTCGCCCAGGTGACGAACGCCGCCAACGACGCCGAGCGGGCCGCGCTCGAGGCCTTGCCGCTGATGCCCACGCCGGCGCCGGGCGTCGTGCAGCACGTGCGGGCCCAAGCGGTCCGCGAGCTGCTGCGGGCGCAAGGGTTCGACCTGGCCGAGCTGCGGTTCGGCGGCGCGATTCGTGTCGAGGTCGCGGGCCCCGGCGCCGCCCCGATCACACGCGACGCCGTCGCTCACGAGTCGGCGCCTCGGTCAACCACGCCGCAGCCGGCCGCACTGCCCACCGCAGCCGCCGCCGCGCCTCGGACCGCCCCGCCATCGATCACTTCGTTTCGCGCCGCGGCGCCGGCCGCAACGCCCCGCCGCCGCCCGGCGACGCTCACTTACTCGGAACGCCGCCGCGTGGAGGCCGACCTGGTGCGGGCGACCGAAGAGAGCCTCCGCGGCGCCACCGGCGACGAGTTGTACGGCGTCGACGCGGTCGAGCTGACCGACAGCGAGGCGATGCGACTCGCCGAGGCGACCGGCCTGGCGAGCGTTTCGCTCGTCGAGCCGATCGAGCCTGGCGAGCAAGGCCCCAAGCGTTTCGGCCTGTCGGCGCCCTCGGCGGCGGGGCCGATCGAGTTCGTGTTCACCGCCCGGCTGGTCCGTCACACGCCGGCCGTGGTGGCCGTGCGGCCGATCGCCCGCGGCGAACTCGTCACGGCCTCGCACGTTCGGCTCACGGCGCTCAGCCCCGAAGAGGGCGCCCGCACCCGCGGCGTTCCTCACAGCGACGTCGACACGGTGATCGGCCGCGAGGCGGTGCAGAACATCTCGGAGAGCTCGGCCCTGACCACGACGAACTGCCTGCCGGTGAAGATGGTGATGCGGGGCGAGGTGGTCACGGTGCTGACGACCGGCGGCGGGATCCGCGTGCAGCGGCTCGCCAAGGCGAAACAAGACGGCCGCCACGGCGACGTGATCGCGGTGGAGACGCTCGATTCGAAGGACCAGATCGAGGCCCGCGTTGTCGGCCAACGGCGTTTGGCCGTGCTCGGCAGCGGGGCCGCCATCGGGGGTATCGCACGATGA
- the flgG gene encoding flagellar basal-body rod protein FlgG, with the protein MSVQTLYTAATGMEAMETKLDVIANNMANINTTGFKKDRANFEDLFYRQIRLPGSTDADGNITPTGLEIGLGVRVGSTQSDHDQGAFQNTGNQLDFAIEGDGFFAVQGLNGQTLYTRAGNFNVNANNQLVLGSANTGYLIDPAINIPAEATNVVVTADGTVEYSTSDSVTNQTAGNFQLSTFINPDGLLKLGDNLFQETTASGAAVAANPGEPGVGVIRQGFLEASNVEPVNELIDLITTQRGFELNSQVVQAGDEVLSLVANLRR; encoded by the coding sequence ATGAGTGTTCAAACCCTCTACACCGCCGCCACGGGCATGGAGGCGATGGAAACCAAGCTCGACGTGATCGCCAATAATATGGCGAATATCAACACGACGGGCTTCAAGAAGGACCGGGCCAACTTCGAGGACCTGTTCTACCGCCAGATCCGCCTGCCCGGCTCGACCGACGCCGACGGCAACATCACGCCGACGGGCCTGGAGATCGGCCTCGGTGTGCGGGTCGGCAGCACGCAGAGCGACCACGACCAAGGCGCCTTCCAGAACACCGGCAACCAGTTGGACTTCGCCATCGAGGGCGACGGGTTCTTCGCCGTGCAAGGCCTCAACGGCCAGACGCTCTACACGCGGGCGGGCAACTTCAACGTGAACGCCAACAACCAGCTGGTGCTCGGATCGGCCAACACCGGCTACCTGATCGACCCGGCGATCAATATCCCCGCCGAGGCGACCAACGTGGTTGTCACGGCCGACGGCACCGTGGAGTACAGCACGAGCGACTCGGTCACGAACCAGACCGCCGGCAACTTCCAGCTCTCCACGTTCATCAATCCCGACGGCTTGCTGAAGCTGGGCGACAACCTCTTCCAAGAGACCACGGCCAGCGGCGCCGCAGTTGCGGCCAACCCGGGCGAACCGGGCGTGGGCGTCATCCGCCAGGGCTTCCTCGAGGCGTCGAACGTCGAGCCGGTCAACGAGCTGATCGACCTGATCACCACGCAACGCGGCTTCGAGCTCAACTCGCAAGTCGTGCAGGCGGGCGACGAGGTGCTGTCGCTCGTGGCGAACCTGCGGCGTTAA